A part of Paramisgurnus dabryanus chromosome 15, PD_genome_1.1, whole genome shotgun sequence genomic DNA contains:
- the LOC135782909 gene encoding uncharacterized protein — translation MTDRTLESLVGCIGPYSLSAGHLKALYEPGYIPDVVIDALMFIICKKYQDVYSICTQSMTKILSGSQRVKSHYFCKKNILKSYERVIGAVLENKNHWTLFFCDLTKQEVTYLDSFGETNEKKEKILKNWSSFAKAKGCILEWKWNDVPHPRQDDGHSCGIHVLMFAQALLDGKGFVDGYSSTDIPQLRAQLCYTLFSSLDRSMKCTVCWGVLMKDKVCCQKCGAHRHSRCQQILCGICLICNGGNFMLQPLQSQESKQTEGSTRVTPDDQDQQGGEKKKTNKTAKVKGKKGQSKGKKRKAGESLKREKEQDIKGDSEPQTFDKGSDAACESEEVEAIDSGVCSLNNHREGIKVFGRLALTGQRKAQYVVTNEEIQRRIEGENMSSNVFRDLLGGRKKNLPEIVLTLPKKVKTKTSIFSALTEGEATDLATGLTKSLCQNVSPQLVRKDISYQDAEITRTALAAVRANLQSSLNNTSPFSLLTHTFGPQAVDGVLGFIIESLK, via the exons ATGACTG ATCGCACTTTAGAGTCCTTAGTGGGCTGTATTGGGCCTTACAGTCTTTCAGCTGGCCATTTAAAAGCACTGTATGAGCCAGGTTACATTCCAGATGTG GTAATAGATGCCCTCATGTTTATCATCTGCAAG AAATACCAGGATGTGTACAGTATTTGCACCCAGTCAATGACGAAGATTCTGTCCGGATCACAGAGGGTCAAAAGTCACTACTTTTGCAAG AAAAACATACTTAAAAGCTATGAGAGAGTCATTGGTGCTGTGCTGGAAAATAAAAATCACTGGACACTTTTT TTCTGTGACCTAACTAAACAAGAGGTCACATACTTGGATTCATTTGGTGAGACAAATGAAAAGAAAGAGAAGATTCTTAAGAACTGGAG TTCTTTTGCTAAGGCAAAGGGATGTATCCTGGAGTGGAAATGGAATGATGTGCCCCATCCACGGCAGGACGACGGACATTCTTGTGGAATCCATGTGCTAATG ttTGCTCAGGCCCTGCTTGATGGAAAAGGATTTGTGGATGGATATTCTTCTACTGATATTCCTCAGCTGAGGGCACAGCTCTGCTACACTCTATTTTCCTCCTTGG ATAGAAGTATGAAGTGCACAGTGTGCTGGGGTGTCCTAATGAAAGACAAG GTGTGCTGTCAGAAATGTGGTGCACACAGGCATTCGAGATGTCAGCAAATACTCTGTGGCATATGTCTAATCTGCAATG GTGGCAATTTTATGTTGCAGCCTCTACAAAGTCAAGAAAGTAAGCAGACAGAGGGAAGCACAAGAGTAACCCCAGATGATCAGGATCAACAGggaggagaaaaaaaaaaaactaacaaaacagCCAAAGTGAAGGGGAAAAAAGGCCAATCAAAGGGTAAAAAACGCAAGGCAGGGGAATCTTTGAAGAGGGAAAAAGAGCAAGACATCAAGGGAGACAGCGAGCCACAAACTTTTGACAAGGGAAGTGATGCAGCTTGTGAAAGCGAGGAAGTAGAGGCAATTGACAGTGGAGTTTGTTCTCTGAATAACCACAGAGAGGGCATTAAAGTTTTTGGACGCTTAGCCCTCACTGGCCAGAGAAAGGCCCAATATGTTGTTACAAATGAAGAAATTCAGCGCAGAATAGAAGGGGAGAACATGTCCTCTAATGTATTCAGAGATCTGCTAGGA GGACGCAAGAAAAATTTACCTGAAATAGTCCTCACTCTTCCCAAGAAAGTGAAAACTAAGACCAGCATTTTTAGTGCACTAACAGAGGGGGAGGCTACAGACCTAGCCACTGGGCTAACCAAAAGCCTTTGTCAAAATGTTAGTCCACAGTTGGTACGCAAGGACATAAGTTACCAGGATGCAGAAATAACAAG GACAGCTCTTGCTGCTGTACGTGCTAACTTGCAATCAAGCCTGAACAATACTTCACCCTTCAGTTTGTTAACCCACACATTTGGTCCACAAGCAGTTGATGGTGTCTTGGGTTTCATTATAGAGAGTTTAAAATGA
- the LOC135782910 gene encoding uncharacterized protein yields MMEEFIKKTVENEERRKIRLRNIQLKVHVLKPDDPEENLIKECINKEHKQTFRTTNCSSLQDQKRGYNIFRCRRSGNVFERSHRTVGCKAYISFKIRHDWKGHKIVVQRIFNQHNGHDISEEDGHFQQINPQLVEQIKKWITLGVKPDVILLQANEWSKAKGAANYHSREYFVTPEDIHNIRTSMLRGKHLDKDDCKSTDKLLTGPFKDDVIFYQPLGKDQDLIIVLQTEFMRKDLQDYGSNILFFDATHCVNQYSFPLYTLLVRDDHGHGVPVAYIITSRETQETLKLALQRLRPVFPKPPRCFMVDKDMSEINALNEVFPESDVLLCWYHVLQAVVRWLMKTESGVTGPHFSNTRREILDFFKKMKACATKTDFERVAKKFLSNFSHYQEVCKYFQRYWEPISQRWADFGRCYNHGNSETNNLIERFFHRLKYQFLSGIRNRRLDDLLDVLLRKTETYFQVIKHLQSAGRMPNSVAMKSEETFNKATGMLEKGWTCPAECFCSCPVGLRGQKCKHLVFLDVLNEKDDAAFPKLALQLEAHHNSCLE; encoded by the exons ATGATGGAGGAGTTTATCAAAAAGACTGTAGAAAATGAGGAGAGGAGAAAAATAAGACTGAGAAACATACAACTCAAAGTGCATGTTCTAAAACCAGATGACCCAGAAGAGAACCTTATCAAAGAATGCATTAACAAagaacacaaacaaacattcagGACCACAAATTGTTCTAGTTTACAAGACCAAAAAAGAGGATATAATATTTTCCGTTGCAGAAGATCTGGAAACGTTTTTGAAAGAAGTCACAGAACTGTGGGATGTAAAGCatacatttcatttaaaataagacATGATTGGAAAGGACACAAAATTGTTGTGCAGAGAATATTTAACCAACACAATGGGCATGATATTTCTGAAGAAGATGGTCATTTTCAGCAAATTAACCCTCAGTTAGTGGAGCAGATTAAGAAGTGGATCACATTAGGGGTAAAACCAGATGTCATCCTTCTTCAAGCTAATGAGTGGTCAAAAGCCAAAGGAGCAGCTAATTATCATTCCAGAGAATACTTTGTTACACCAGAAGACATACATAATATCCGTACTAGCATGCTTCGAGGGAAACACCTAGATAAAGATGATTGTAAGAGTACAGACAAGCTATTAACTGGTCCTTTCAAAGATGATGTCATATTTTATCAGCCACTGGGTAAGGATCAGGACCTTATTATTGTTCTCCAGACTGAGTTCATGAGAAAAGACTTACAAGACTATGGGAgtaacattttgttttttgatGCTACACACTGTGTGAATCAATATTCCTTTCCACTCTATACATTGCTTGTGAGAGATGACCATGGTCATGGTGTTCCTGTTGCATACATAATAACGAGCAGGGAGACCCAAGAAACCCTTAAGCTTGCACTTCAGAGGCTACGACCTGTGTTCCCTAAGCCGCCAAG GTGCTTCATGGTTGACAAAGACATGAGTGAAATTAATGCTTTGAATGAAGTTTTCCCTGAATCTGATGTTCTTCTCTGCTGGTACCATGTACTTcag GCTGTCGTTCGGTGGTTGATGAAGACCGAATCTGGTGTTACTGGGCCACACTTCTCAAATACCCGGAGAGAAATTCtagatttctttaaaaaaatgaaagctTGTGCAACG AAGACTGACTTTGAAAGGGTTGCAAAAAAATTTCTTAGCAACTTTTCTCACTACCAAGAGGTTTGCAAGTACTTCCAGAGGTACTGGGAACCAATAAGTCAAAGATGGGCTGATTTTGGTCGTTGTTATAACCATGGGAATTCAGAGACCAACAATTTAATAGAAAG gttttttcATCGACTGAAATACCAGTTCTTATCCGGTATAAGAAATCGACGTTTAGATGACTTGCTTGATGTCCTCCTTCGCAAGACGGAGACTTACTTTCAGGTGATAAAACACCTGCAGTCAGCTGGAAGAATGCCAAACTCTGTTGCCATGAAGTCAGAGGAAACATTTAATAAGGCAACAGGAATGCTGGAAAAAGGCTG GACCTGCCCCGCGGAGTGCTTCTGCAGTTGCCCTGTTGGTTTGAGAGGTCAAAAATGCAAACATTTGGTTTTTCTAGATGTACTTAACGAAAAGGATGATGCGGCATTCCCTAAACTTGCTCTTCAGCTGGAAGCTCAT CACAACAGCTGTTTGGAATGA